TGTGCGGAACAGATTCGGCAGTTCTTCCGGTCCCACAACAATGAGAGCGACGATCCCGACAAGGATCATCTCGCTCCAGCCCATGCCAAACATATCGGCTGTCCTTAACTAGCGAAAATCAGACTTTTTCGTTCTCGGGGGTCACGTCCTTGGCTTCGGCAGCCTTCTGCGACTCGACCTCGTCCTGGCCTTCGCTGATACCCTTCTTGAACGAAGTGATACCCTTACCGACTTCGCCCATGACCGACGAAATCTTGCCGCGACCGAAGAGCACGAGCACGACGACTGCGATGAGGATGATGCCCATGGGGCCGATGTTATTGAGCATTGTTCTGTCTCCCGTTCCCGGAGCCGCCCACCGGCGCTCCTGATGTAATCTCTGGGATCAAGCTATGCGCAGCGCTGCGGGAGCGAAAGCGGGACTTAGGCGAATTTCGTCGCCTCACAGGTTTGTTTGGGGAGTTTAGTGACAAAAAGTTGTCAGTTGCATTGAGCGGTGTGGATTGCCCCCTCCCGAGGGACAATCCGGTGAGTGGTGGCTCAACGCAGGGCGATGCCTGTCTCGGCATCGAAAAGGTGAATGTTTGCGGGTGCAATCGACACAGTGATCTGGCCGACGTCGTCACCCACACGGCCCGCCGTACAGGCAAGTATCTTGCTCGGCGTGTCGGTGAGCACGTAGCTCGACGCACCGGTGCGTTCGACGAGCGCCACCGGCAGCGTCAGGCTGTTACCTTGTGCGCCGACCTCGAGGTGTTCGGGGCGCAGGCCAACGGATACGCTCTGACCCGGCGTGGCAGGACGTGCAAGCGCCAGCGGCGGCTTTCCGGCGAGGTCGAGTTCAACGCTACTTCCATCCTCCGAAATCCGGCCATCGACGAAGTTCATCGCGGGCGAGCCGATGAAGCCCGCCACGAATTTGTTCGCGGGACGGTCATAGAGGTCGAGCGGTGCGCCGACCTGTTCGATCACCCCTGCCCGCATCACCACGACGGTATCGGCCATCGTCATCGCTTCGATCTGGTCGTGGGTCACGTAGACCGAGGTCGCGCCGATGCGGTTGTGCAGCTGGCGGATTTCGGATCGCATATGGACCCGCAGCGCGGCGTCGAGGTTCGACAGCGGCTCGTCAAAGAGGAACGCGCGGGGCTGGCGAATGATGGCGCGGCCCATCGCGACGCGCTGGCGCTGCCCACCCGACAGCTCTCGTGGATAACGGTCGAGCAGTTCACTCAGGCCGGTGATCTTGGCGATGCGGTCGACAGCCTCCGCTATCTCGGCTTTGGGGCGGCGTTTCAAACGCATCGCATAGGACAGGTTCCGGCGGACGGTCATATGGGGATAGAGCGCGTAGCTCTGGAACACCATCGCGAGGTCGCGTTCGCGCGGCGCCAGCTTGGTCACGTCCTGACCGCCGATGACCATTTCGCCGCTGGAAATGCCCTCGAGCCCCGCGATAGTGCGCAGCAGCGTGGACTTACCGCAACCCGACGGGCCGACCAGCGCCACAAACGCTCCTTCGGGGATGTCGAGGCTGATGTCGCGTAGGGCGTGGTATGCGCCGTAGTGCTTTTCGATGTTTCTAAGTTGGATCTGAGAGGTCATTTCAAGGCTCCCGAGGTCAAGCCACTGACGATCTGGCGTTGCAGCAGGACGAAAACGATAAGGATGGGCGTCACGTAGATGGCCGAATAGGTCATCACGCCAGACCAGTCGGAGGTGTTCGGCCCCATGAAGGACTGCAAACCGACCGTCGCGGGCTGGAGCGCGCGTTGGGTGATGAGCGAGCGGGAATAGACGTATTCACCGAAGCTTTGCAGGAAGATCAGGACCGAGGTGACGAGGATGCCGTTGCGGGCCAGCGGCACGATGATCGACAGGAACGCACCGACGCGAGAGTTCCCGTCGACCAGCGCGGCCTCCTCCAACTCGCGCGGGACCTGAACGAACGTAGCGCGGCACAGCACGATATAGAGCGGCAGCACCTTCGCCGCTTGGGCGAGGATCACGGAGGTTCGCGGGAATTCGTTCAGGCCGACCTGATTGAACGCCACGAAGATCGGCGTGACCATCAGCGAGGACGGCAGCACCTGCATCATCAGGACGACGAACAGAACTGCATCCATCCAGCGATTGCGGATGCGCGACAGGACATAGGCGCAGCCTGTCCCCGTCAGGATCACGATGGCCGTGGTGCCGAGCGCGATCAGCAGCGAGTTCTTGAGGTACACGTCCATCTTCAGACGCGACCAGACCTCGGCCACCATCCATTGCGGATCTTCTGGCCAGAACGTCGGCGGAAAGGCAAAGATCTCGGTGCCCGTTTTCAGGGCGGTGACGTACATCCAGTAGAGTGGGAACAGGTAGATGCTGACGAAAACCAGCGCGAGGGCGAGGAGTGAATAGCGTTTCAACATGGCTCACATCACCTGTTCATGACGGGTGGAACGGACGTAGATCGCTGCAACGAAGACCACGAAGAGGATCATCAGCACCGAAATGACCGAGCCGACGCCGATCTCGTAATACTGGAATGACAGCTGCCAGCTCCAATACTGGAAGACATTGGACGAATTGGCCGGACCGCCTTGGGTCAGCGCAGCGAAGAGGTCAAATTGCTGGAGCGTGAAGATCACACCGAGCGAGATCACCGCGCCAAGCTGGGCGCGCATCATCGGCAGCGTGATCGTAAAGAACCGTTGGATGCGGCTGGCACCATCAAGCTGTGCGGCCTCGTAGACGTCCTCGGGAATGCCCGCCAGTCCGACCGACAGGAGGATCATGTTGAACGGCACGCCGAGCCAGATATTTGCGATGATGACGGAATAAAGCGCGACATCGGGATTGGAGAGCCAGAAGATCTTGGCATCCGTAATGCCCAGTGCTTGCAGCATGTAGTTCAGCACGCCGAAGTCGCCTGCGAAAATCCAGCTCCAGACAGCGCCGACGACCAGCGCGGGCATGATCCAACCGGCGAGGAACAGACCGCGAAGCCATGTGTTCAGCGGGAAATCGAGCTGGAAGAACATCGCGAGGCCGAAGCCGACGACGAGCTGCGCGACGACCGAGATGCCAACGAATTTCACGGTGTTGAAGAAAATGCTCGACGCTTCGGGGCGGGTCAGCACGTCCTCGTAGTTATCCAGCCCGACGAACGGGCGGTCGAAGGACGCCAGCGAGAACAGGTCGACCTCCTGGAACGACATCACGAGGTTATAGACCAGCGGAAATGCGGAGAAGAGTACGAGGTAGCCGAGCGCCAGCGTCACAAGGATGGCGTCAAAGCCGACCCCGTCGCGGAAAGTGTTCTTGAAAACAAGCACATCCAGATCCTTTCTTAAGTGAGGCGGACCCGATTGCTCGGGCCCGCCCCATCCTTGGGAGGATGGTTAGTTCAGGACGCGGTCGATCCGGCTCTGGGCATCGGCAAGCGCGTCTTCTGCGCTGGCCTGACCTGTCAGAGTGGATTGGATCGCGCCTTGAATGGCTTGGCTGATGCGCGGCCACTCGGGGTGCGGACCACGGTTGCGCGCATACTTCATGGATTCCTCGAAGACCGCGTAAATTTCGGGGTACTTCGGATCGGTGACTTCAACGTCGGAGGCCGGCAGATAACCGAACTCGTTCCAGACGCGGTCCATATTCGCCATCAGGAATTCGAGGAACATGAACGCCTCGTCCGGATTGTCCGAAGACGCGAGGATCACGTTGTCACCTTCGCCCAAGGCCGACGCACGCTCCGCATCTGCGCTCGGTGCGGGTAGCACGGTTGCGCGGAAGTCGAAGTCGGCTTCGCTGCTCATACGCGGCAGTTCCCACGGGCCGGAGATCGACATTGCCGCCTGACCTGCGTTGAATGTGCCGGTGCTGTCCCACTGACCGCGGATCAACGTGTCGGGGGAGGCGATGCCTTCGTCGATGAACGCCTTCCACATGTTCAGCGCCTCGACAGCGCCTTCGGTGTTGACGTTGTTGTAGTCGCCGCCGGTCATCTGGAGCCAAGGCAGGAACTGGAACGTGCCCTCTTCGGTCGCCACGGCAGAGAACGCGAGGCCATAGACGTTTTCCTCGGGTTTGGTCAGCGCCTTGGCCGCGTCGTAGAGCTCTGCCCAAGTCGACGGCGGATTGTCGGGATCGAGGCCCGCATCACGGTACATGTCGGCGTTGTAGTAGAGCGCGATGGTGTTCGCGCCGCGCGGCAGACCGTAGATGCCGCCCTCGTATGTGACCGACGACAGCGGACCGGGGAAGATGTCTTCGGCGTTCACCACGTCCGACGCTTCGATGTAGTCCGACAGGTCTAGCAACAGGCCCCGCGAGGCGAACAGAGCAACCTCGGGGTTGTCAATGTAGGTGATGTCCGGCGCATCGCCCGACGCCACGCCGCGCGCGAGGTCGTTGACCATGTCCTCGAACTGGACAGTGCGCACGTTGATCTTGATGTCGGGGTGCGCCTCCATGAACTCGTCGGCCATGACGTAGTGGTATTCACCCGGATCATCGATGGTCCAGAGATCCAGTTCGACCTGCTGGGCGGCGGATGCCGTGGCCAGCGAGACCAGTCCAGTGGTCAGCAGAGCGTAATATTTCATGTCCATAATAAGGTCTCCTCCCTTTAAGTTGGACGGTGGAAGTGTCGGACGGGGTTGCCCTCAAAGAAGTGAGGGGTCGCCGCCTTCGTATTTGCCGGAACCGGGGATGAAGGCCCCGCCTCGGCAATTTTTGAGGTACTTGAGCGCGTGGACCTGACCGGTCATCTCCAGCTCGTCGCGGTAGACGGGGTCGTGCCAGCCTTCGATGTCGATCGAGCCCTGATAGCCCGCCAGACGCAGTTCGCTGATGATGTCGGTCCAGTTGCTGTCCCCGAAACCGGGGGTGCGCATGAACACGAACGGATGCTTGCCGAAGATGCCATGCTCGCGGATCACGTCGTGGCGGACGGTGGCGTCCTTGCCGTGAACGTGGAAAATTTTGTCCGCCCATTTGCGGATCTGCGGCAGCGGGTCGATGAGGTAGACAAGCTGGTGGCACGGCTCCCATTCGAGGCCGAGGTTATCGTCCGGCGTCTCGTTGAACATCAGCTCCCAAGCATCTGGATTATGGGCAATATTCCAGTCGCCGGTCTGCCAGTTGCCATCCATGGCGCAGTTCTCGAAAGCGATCTTCACGCCCTTATCGGCGGCACGCTTCGCAAGCTCGGACCAGACCTTTTTGTACTGCGGCAGGCTCTCTTCAAGCGGCTTGCCACGCACACGGCCGGTGAAGCCGGCGATGCAGGTCGCACCGAAGTGGTGGGCGTTGTCGATGCAGTCTTTCCACCCCTGAAGCGTGTCCTGATCGAGCGGATCGTTTTCAAGCGGGTTGCCGAACATGCCGAGGGTCGAGATCGTGATATCGCGGTCGCCGATGGCATCGACGCAGCGCTTGCCAAGCTCGGCGAGGTCCTGCCCGTTCGTGGTCTGCCAGAAAAACGGCTCGAAGCTTTCGAAACCCATGTCGGCGATTTCACCGATGCGCGTTGCGGCCTCACCGCCGCTTGCTGCGACCATGGTTCCGACCCTGATGGCTTTCGCTGGATCGCTCATAATTATTCCTCCTCAATGTCGATAAAGCTGCCGCGCACCGCGCTTTCGATGGCGGCGAAAGTCATGGCGAGTGAGCGGTAATTGTCGCGGCTGTCGGTGAGCGGCGCTGCGCCGCTGTCCCGTGCCGCCAGAAAATCGGCGATGATGCCCGCGTGGCCCGTGTTTTCCAGCGGCGGAAGGTCGGGCACTTCGATTTCTTCCATCTCGGCCAGCAGGCCGTCGCGGCTGGCAGGGCGTTCGGCGCGGAAGCCGTTGTTACCGTCCCAGATCAGGGTGCCTTTGCTGCCGACGATGCGCCAAGTGGCCTCCCAGTCGGTCGGCGCGCCTTCGGCACACCACGACCCGCGATAGGTCAGCAGCTTGTTGTTTTCACATTCGAAAATCGCGTTGGCGCTGGCGCCGTGGCTATACCACGAATGGTCGGGGTTGCTCTCGACGCAGACCACGCGGCGGGGTTCGATGCCCGAGACGAAGCGCGCGGCGTCGAACGTGTGGATCGCCATATCGAGCAACAGCACGTGCTGCATTTCCTCGCGGAACCCGCCGAAATGCGGCGCGATGAAGAAGTCGCAATGAACCTCCGCCACCTCCCCGATCGCGCCGCTTTCAAGGAAGCTCTTGGCGCGGCGGATGCCGTCCAGATAGCGCCGGTTCTGAATGATGGCGTGCAGGCGGTTCGATGCCTTGCGAGCGGTCAGGAGCGCCTTCGCCTCTTCCAGCGTATTCGCCATCGGTTTTTCCGACAGCACGTCGCAGCCGTGCTCGAACGCGGTGGTCACGACGGTCGAGCGAGCGACCGGCACAACGATGTCGAACACGACGTCGGGCTTGGTCTCTTTCAGCATCGCGGCAAGGTCCGATCCGGACTTCGCGTCGGCCCAGCCCCACGCCTCCGCCCGCTGGGCGGCGAGGTCCGCATCAAGATCGACGAAGCCGACCAGACGGACTTTTTCGCCCTTCGAATTGACGTGCGCGATGGCTCGGAGCCAGCCTTCCGACATAGCTCCGCAACCTACCAAAACGGCAGTTTGCATGAATTCCTCCCTTTGGAACCGTGCGCCAATCAACCTCCGGACGCAGATTCCGTAAACGTTTACGAAACTAGTGTTGCGCGCCGATTTATGTCAATAAGATTTTCGGAAACGTTTACGAAATCACCCAAGGACAGACCGGATGAACATCAAGGAACTTGCGCAACACCTTGATTTATCTATCGGAACTGTTTCCCGCGCTCTCAACAACAAACGCGACGTCAATGAGAAAACCCGCAAGCGCGTGCTCGATGCAGCCGTCAGTCTGGGCTATTCACCCAACGCTTCGGGGCGGTCTTTACGCAGAGGCTCGACGCAGACCATCGCCTTCATGATGGAAACCGGCCATTCCACCGACCGTCCTGGCGACAACTTTTTCATGCGGGTTATCGACCAGATGCAAGCCGCGCTGAGCGAGGCGAACTATGACCTCGTGATCCTGCCCTGCCATTCGTCGATGGACCCGACCGACTTCCTCAAGCGCGTCATTGCCCGCGGCATGGCCGATGCGCTGGTCCTCACCGCGACGCGCCACGACGATGCCCGCATCAAGATGTTGCTGGAATCGAATATCCCCTTCCTCGCCCTTGGTCGGTCGAAGTACGCAGACCAACACCCGTGGATCGACCTCGATTTCGAGGGGTTTATCGACGAAGCGGTCGGAATGCTGCACCGCCTCGGCCACAAACGCATCGCCGCGACCGTGCCGCCTGCGGACTCCAACATCGCCTATGTGCTGCGTGAGGCTTACGAGAAAACCCATCGCAAGCTGGGCATTCCGTTCGACCCCGAACTGTTGATGACCTGCGAGCTTGGCGAAGCTGGCGGTGCTGCGGTGACCAAACAGATCCTCTCCATGGATGATCGTCCCAGCGCGGTGCTTCTGAACCACGAGATGATGGCGCTCGGCGTTTACGCGGTGCTAGCCGAGCAGAACCTCAAAGCCGGTGCCGACCTATCGGTCGCCACGTTCCGCCGTTCGCACCACCTGCGTTTCCTTGATCCCGCAGTGACGGCGTTCGACATCGATCTGGAGGCCCTTGGCCGCGCCCTCTCCACCGAGACCCTGCGGCTACTGAAGAATGAAACCCCGCAGGCCAAGATGATCTGGCCCGCGAAACTGCACCTGACCAGCAGCATCGCCGCGCCCTATTGGACGAAGAGCTAGGCCCGTCTGGTCGTTCACTTGATCCCTAGTGTAAATTGACGCGACCAGAGGGGAATCATGCGCCGCAACGACCGTCTCATGCAGCTCGTCACTATGCTCAGGGACGGGAAGCTTCATAAGGGTGAAGACCTTGCGGCGGCGCTGGATGTCAGCCTGCGGACGATCTATCGCGACATGGACAAACTCGCGGCCTCCGGCGTGCCGGTGGAGGGCGAGCGCGGCGTGGGCTACCACATCACCTCGCAAATCACCCTGCCCCCGATCAACATGACGATGGACGAGCTGGAGGCGCTGCATCTAGGGCTAGCGGCGCTTGGGCAGTCGGGTGATCCCGATCTGGAGCGGGCTGCGCAGTCACTGGCAGGAAAGATCGACGAGGTGCTGCCAGAGGACGCGACGACGGGTGATCTGACGATATATCCCTTCGCGGATGCGGCGCTCGGGTTTCGATGGTTGCCGTTTATCCGCCAAGCCATCCGCGCACGGCAGAAGCTGTCGGTGACGACGGAAACGAGTACGCGGACGGTGCGTCCGCTAAGGCTGGATTACTGGGGACGGCTCTGGACAGTGCTGGTCTGGTGCGAAGCGAAACGTGATTTCGACGAGGTTCGGCTGGACCAGATCACGGCGCTGAAAACACTCCCGCAACTCTTTATCGAAGAGGACGGCAAGCGCCTTTCTGACTACAAGCGTTAGACCTTCGGGAACACGAAGCAGCGGTCGCGCTTGATCATCAGCCAAAGCGCAGTGCCCGGCTTGGGCATGAACACGTTAGGCACCTGTGCTTTCAGGATCGAGCCGTCGAAGTCCATCTTGAACTCAACAAGGCTCTCCGCCCCCATGAAGCGCGAGCGCACCACGACCCCGCGAGCGGGCACGCCGTCGGTCGTCGTCGGGTTAGGACCGCGTCCGTTGCGGTCGAAGTCGATGCGCAGGTGCTGTGGGCGGATGACGATTTCGACCTCTGTGCCATCGGGCACACCAGGGGTCAGGAACTGGCCGAAGGGCGTTTCGGTCAGTGCGCCTTGGACTTTGCCCGTGATGACGTTGACGTCGCTGAAAAACGCAGCGGCAGCACGGTCTTTGGGCGCGTTGTAAATGTTGTAGGGCGCACCCTGCTGAACGATACGGCCGTTACGCATCAGCGCGATCTCGTCCGCCATGCGCATCGCTTCGGCAGGCTCGTGCGTGACAAGCAGAACGGCGGTACCTTCGTCTTTGAGCACTTCGAGCGTCTGGTCACGGATGCCGTCACGCAAGCGATTGTCGAGGCCGCTGAACGGCTCGTCCATGAGCATGATCCGCGGACGCGGCGCAAGTGCGCGGGCCAGCGCGACACGCTGCTGTTCGCCGCCTGAAAGCTCGTGCGGGTAGCTGTCGATGTGGCGCAGGAGGTCGACCTTGCTCAGCAATTCCTCGATCCGCGCACGGTTCGGACGGATACCGCCCTTGAGGCCGAACGCGATGTTCCCCGCAACCGACAGGTGCGGGAACAGCGCAAAGTCCTGAAACATCAGACCAATCGAGCGACCCTCAGGCGGGACGCGGTAAACCGTATCGCAGACCAGATTGCCGTCGACGTAAATCTCTCCGCTGTCCTGCATATCCACGCCCGCAATGATGCGCAGCGTGGTGGACTTACCGCAGCCCGACGGACCCAAAAGGCAGGTCACCTGTCCCGGCATCACCTTGAGCGACACGTTATCCACGACCGTTTCGCCGTCGAACTGTCGTTTGATGTTCCGAATTTCGAGACGCGGGTGCTGTTGCTCGGGCAAAGGCCTATCCTATTCCGACAGAAGAGATCGGGTTTAGACCTCGTAGCAATCCCCCTATCCAAGAGCAAGGCGCACTGCTCCCTTTTCCATTGGGAACCTTTGATCTATCACTGGGAGAACGACGTAATAATTGTCGATACAATAGCAGTAGCGCCTCTCTTATGCCCAACACGCCCGAGCCGAACACATCGCAGACACTTCCGGTTTTCCGTGCCGAAGAGTTTGTCGTGGTGAACGGCGTGGCCGAGGGTGACGGCCTGTCCTTTGCCGACGAGCTACTGATGGACGACATCTACCAGCTGGCCCATTCGGCGCAGCGGTCGATGCTGACGGTGGTTTACAGCGCTGACGGCAAGATCCTGACCATCGACGGGCAAAGCGAAACGGGCGGTGCGGGCAACCGTATTTTCCTCGATTGTATGCTCACGCTCATGGGCTCGGACAGTCACACGCACGAAGCAGTGGTGTTGGTCGAGGTCGAGGATGACGAGGTGGAGGCGATCTATCTCCTCCCATTGTCAAGGATGGTGCCCGACACCGAATACCGCCTTGTCGGCATCGACCGGAACGCCGCCCTGCCTCGCTTTGCCGAAATGGCTTGCGTGTCCTTTGCGCGCGGTACCCGCATTACGATGGCGTCCGGCGAACAGCGGCCCATTGAAGACCTTAAGGTTGGTGATCGCCTTTTGACCCGCGACGATGGCGCACAGCAAATCCGCTGGGTCGGTCAAACGACGCTCCGCGCGACGGGCCAGTTCGCGCCGGTGCTGATCCGCAAAGGCGCGCTGAACAACGCCAACGACCTGTTGCTCAGCCCAGAACACCGCTTGTTCGTCTACCAGCGTCAGGATCACGTCGGCGCAGGCCGCGCAGAGGTGCTGGTGAAGGTCCGTCACCTCATCAACGGGGACAGCGTGGTGCAGCAGGACGGCGGCTACGTGGATTATTTCCAGATCCTGTTCGACGATCACCAGATTATCTACGCCGAAGGCATCGCAGCAGAGTCTCTGATGATCGATCCGCGGACCCGCGCCGCGCTGCCAGACGAGATCCGCAGCCTTGGTCACAAGCACCGTCATCACCTCGATTACGAGATCGAAGAAGACCTGATGAGGGACGCCAAAGCGGTGGAGCGGCTGCGCAAAGCGTCCTCTACCTAGGGTCACTTACCCATAAGTATACTGAAATTTCGTTAGAAACTGCCGTTTTCAGGGCTGACGAAGCCTTAGACAACGGAATGAGTATGCTTGATAGCGGACATTTTACCCAGATCGATATGCGTCGCCGCCTGCGACTTCACGGTCTGGACGACGCGACTTGCGCGGTTCTTCGTAAGAATTCGGCCAAACTGACCAAGGCTATCGATCCGGTTTTGAACGACCTGCTCGCGTATATCGCTGAGCATACCGACTTCATGCCGCGCATCACCGTGACCGAGAACAAGACGAACCACGTCGTAAACCGCTTCAAGGAACACTGGACGTTCGTCATGAATGGCGACTTCGGCGAGGGCTATCAGGAGTCGGTGAAGAAGATCGCACACCTGCACACCAAGATCAAACTCGACCCGTCGATCCAGAACGCATCCTACAACCTCCTGCGCACCAAATTCATCCAGTACGGCGCCTATGGCCGTTTCCGCATTGTCAGCCCCAAGATCGCGGCGGCCGTGTCCTGTGCTATTTCGCTGGATATGGACATGATGACCGCCGAATATTTCGCGCAGGTCGACAACGTCGCCAATGAGATGCGCCAGAAGTTGGGCGACGATTTTAGCTCCACGCTGGGCAACATCGTCGACACGCTTGCGGGCACTGCGCAGCAGACATCCGATGTCGTCGGCGAAGCGGCCGAGGCGGCGAACAACCTGACCACGTCGATGCAGGATATCCGTGCCCGTATGCGGGATGCGAATATGAAGTCCGACAGTGCTGCTTCGCTGGCGCAGAACGCCAACGAACAGATGACCCGTCTGGCGAAGAAGGTCGATACGATCTCTGACGCGGTTCGCATGATCTCGGACATTGCCAACCAGACCAACCTGCTTGCGCTGAACGCTTCGATCGAAGCGGCACGCGCTGGTGCTGTCGGTCGCGGCTTTAACGTGGTTGCGGGCGAGGTGAAGAACCTTGCCGCTCAGACGACCACAGTGACCGAAAACATCAACAACCAGATCGGCGAGATCCGCAGCGAGACTGAGAAGGCTGTCGAGAACGTCACCAACATTCTCACCCGCGTGCAGGAGGTGAACTCCACCTCATCCGAAATCAGCAGCGCGCTTGAAGATCAGAGCTCGACCCTCGGCACCATCGTGCGTTCCGGCGTCGACCAGTCGCGCGTCGGCAGCCAGAACGTCGCCGAACAGGCCCGCAATCTGCGCAGCACCGCCGAGCGTTTCCTGCGCAGCATCAGCACGGCAAACTAAGGCAAATACACTCTGTAGCTTGCCAGAACATGCCCGCGAGAATATATGCGCGGGCATGTTGGACACCGCCCCGAACCGCCCCGCCCTTCCGCCCGAGATCGCCCGCCGCCGGACGTTCGCGATTATTTCGCACCCCGACGCCGGTAAGACGACTCTGACCGAAAAGTTCCTGCTTTTCGGTGGTGCGATCCAGATGGCGGGTCAGGTCCGTGCAAAAGGTGAAGCGCGCCGCACGCGTTCGGACTTCATGCAGATGGAAAAAGACCGCGGTATCTCGGTCTCCGCATCGGCAATGTCGTTCGATTTCGGCAACTACCGTTTCAACCTCGTCGACACGCCCGGTCACTCGGACTTCTCCGAAGACACCTACCGCACGCTGACGGCGGTGGACGCTGCGGTCATGGTGATCGACGGTGCGAAGGGTGTGGAAAGCCAGACGCAGAAGCTGTTCGAGGTCTGTCGCCTGCGCGACCTGCCGATCCTGACCTTCTGTAACAAGATGGACCGCGAAAGCCGCGATACTTTCGAGATTATCGACGAAATTCAGGAAAACCTC
Above is a window of Marivivens aquimaris DNA encoding:
- a CDS encoding LacI family DNA-binding transcriptional regulator; this translates as MNIKELAQHLDLSIGTVSRALNNKRDVNEKTRKRVLDAAVSLGYSPNASGRSLRRGSTQTIAFMMETGHSTDRPGDNFFMRVIDQMQAALSEANYDLVILPCHSSMDPTDFLKRVIARGMADALVLTATRHDDARIKMLLESNIPFLALGRSKYADQHPWIDLDFEGFIDEAVGMLHRLGHKRIAATVPPADSNIAYVLREAYEKTHRKLGIPFDPELLMTCELGEAGGAAVTKQILSMDDRPSAVLLNHEMMALGVYAVLAEQNLKAGADLSVATFRRSHHLRFLDPAVTAFDIDLEALGRALSTETLRLLKNETPQAKMIWPAKLHLTSSIAAPYWTKS
- a CDS encoding Gfo/Idh/MocA family protein — encoded protein: MQTAVLVGCGAMSEGWLRAIAHVNSKGEKVRLVGFVDLDADLAAQRAEAWGWADAKSGSDLAAMLKETKPDVVFDIVVPVARSTVVTTAFEHGCDVLSEKPMANTLEEAKALLTARKASNRLHAIIQNRRYLDGIRRAKSFLESGAIGEVAEVHCDFFIAPHFGGFREEMQHVLLLDMAIHTFDAARFVSGIEPRRVVCVESNPDHSWYSHGASANAIFECENNKLLTYRGSWCAEGAPTDWEATWRIVGSKGTLIWDGNNGFRAERPASRDGLLAEMEEIEVPDLPPLENTGHAGIIADFLAARDSGAAPLTDSRDNYRSLAMTFAAIESAVRGSFIDIEEE
- a CDS encoding helix-turn-helix transcriptional regulator, translated to MRRNDRLMQLVTMLRDGKLHKGEDLAAALDVSLRTIYRDMDKLAASGVPVEGERGVGYHITSQITLPPINMTMDELEALHLGLAALGQSGDPDLERAAQSLAGKIDEVLPEDATTGDLTIYPFADAALGFRWLPFIRQAIRARQKLSVTTETSTRTVRPLRLDYWGRLWTVLVWCEAKRDFDEVRLDQITALKTLPQLFIEEDGKRLSDYKR
- a CDS encoding carbohydrate ABC transporter permease translates to MLKRYSLLALALVFVSIYLFPLYWMYVTALKTGTEIFAFPPTFWPEDPQWMVAEVWSRLKMDVYLKNSLLIALGTTAIVILTGTGCAYVLSRIRNRWMDAVLFVVLMMQVLPSSLMVTPIFVAFNQVGLNEFPRTSVILAQAAKVLPLYIVLCRATFVQVPRELEEAALVDGNSRVGAFLSIIVPLARNGILVTSVLIFLQSFGEYVYSRSLITQRALQPATVGLQSFMGPNTSDWSGVMTYSAIYVTPILIVFVLLQRQIVSGLTSGALK
- the tatA gene encoding twin-arginine translocase TatA/TatE family subunit — encoded protein: MLNNIGPMGIILIAVVVLVLFGRGKISSVMGEVGKGITSFKKGISEGQDEVESQKAAEAKDVTPENEKV
- a CDS encoding sugar phosphate isomerase/epimerase family protein, translated to MSDPAKAIRVGTMVAASGGEAATRIGEIADMGFESFEPFFWQTTNGQDLAELGKRCVDAIGDRDITISTLGMFGNPLENDPLDQDTLQGWKDCIDNAHHFGATCIAGFTGRVRGKPLEESLPQYKKVWSELAKRAADKGVKIAFENCAMDGNWQTGDWNIAHNPDAWELMFNETPDDNLGLEWEPCHQLVYLIDPLPQIRKWADKIFHVHGKDATVRHDVIREHGIFGKHPFVFMRTPGFGDSNWTDIISELRLAGYQGSIDIEGWHDPVYRDELEMTGQVHALKYLKNCRGGAFIPGSGKYEGGDPSLL
- a CDS encoding carbohydrate ABC transporter permease, producing MLVFKNTFRDGVGFDAILVTLALGYLVLFSAFPLVYNLVMSFQEVDLFSLASFDRPFVGLDNYEDVLTRPEASSIFFNTVKFVGISVVAQLVVGFGLAMFFQLDFPLNTWLRGLFLAGWIMPALVVGAVWSWIFAGDFGVLNYMLQALGITDAKIFWLSNPDVALYSVIIANIWLGVPFNMILLSVGLAGIPEDVYEAAQLDGASRIQRFFTITLPMMRAQLGAVISLGVIFTLQQFDLFAALTQGGPANSSNVFQYWSWQLSFQYYEIGVGSVISVLMILFVVFVAAIYVRSTRHEQVM
- a CDS encoding ABC transporter ATP-binding protein — encoded protein: MTSQIQLRNIEKHYGAYHALRDISLDIPEGAFVALVGPSGCGKSTLLRTIAGLEGISSGEMVIGGQDVTKLAPRERDLAMVFQSYALYPHMTVRRNLSYAMRLKRRPKAEIAEAVDRIAKITGLSELLDRYPRELSGGQRQRVAMGRAIIRQPRAFLFDEPLSNLDAALRVHMRSEIRQLHNRIGATSVYVTHDQIEAMTMADTVVVMRAGVIEQVGAPLDLYDRPANKFVAGFIGSPAMNFVDGRISEDGSSVELDLAGKPPLALARPATPGQSVSVGLRPEHLEVGAQGNSLTLPVALVERTGASSYVLTDTPSKILACTAGRVGDDVGQITVSIAPANIHLFDAETGIALR
- a CDS encoding ABC transporter substrate-binding protein → MDMKYYALLTTGLVSLATASAAQQVELDLWTIDDPGEYHYVMADEFMEAHPDIKINVRTVQFEDMVNDLARGVASGDAPDITYIDNPEVALFASRGLLLDLSDYIEASDVVNAEDIFPGPLSSVTYEGGIYGLPRGANTIALYYNADMYRDAGLDPDNPPSTWAELYDAAKALTKPEENVYGLAFSAVATEEGTFQFLPWLQMTGGDYNNVNTEGAVEALNMWKAFIDEGIASPDTLIRGQWDSTGTFNAGQAAMSISGPWELPRMSSEADFDFRATVLPAPSADAERASALGEGDNVILASSDNPDEAFMFLEFLMANMDRVWNEFGYLPASDVEVTDPKYPEIYAVFEESMKYARNRGPHPEWPRISQAIQGAIQSTLTGQASAEDALADAQSRIDRVLN